One part of the Thermodesulfovibrionales bacterium genome encodes these proteins:
- a CDS encoding TVP38/TMEM64 family protein: MKRSDTLKKIAVVAVIAGLVVAFEVLGLGRYLSLSYVKESQERFAALYAEHRLIVIAAYAGIYILVTSLSLPGAAIMTLAGGALFGLWIGTLIVSFASTAGATLACAVSRFILRDWVRRRFGDRLKTVNEGIEREGPFYLFTLRLIPVFPFWLINLVMGLTGIPLRTFAWVSQVGMLAGTIVYVNAGTELAKVHGLSGILSPGLILSFALLGLFPIAAKKVLSFYKAKRTGSGRK, translated from the coding sequence ATGAAGAGAAGCGACACCTTAAAAAAGATAGCGGTCGTCGCGGTTATCGCCGGACTCGTAGTGGCCTTCGAGGTCCTCGGCCTCGGGCGGTATCTCTCCCTCTCGTACGTGAAGGAGTCTCAGGAGAGGTTCGCCGCCCTTTACGCGGAACACCGGCTCATTGTGATCGCCGCTTACGCGGGAATCTATATCCTCGTGACGTCGTTGTCCCTGCCCGGAGCCGCGATCATGACCCTCGCGGGCGGCGCGCTCTTCGGTTTGTGGATAGGGACGCTCATCGTCTCCTTCGCGAGCACGGCGGGCGCCACCCTCGCATGCGCGGTCTCGAGGTTCATCCTGCGCGACTGGGTCCGGCGCAGGTTCGGCGACAGACTGAAGACGGTGAATGAGGGAATCGAGAGAGAGGGTCCGTTCTATCTCTTCACGCTCCGTCTCATCCCTGTCTTTCCCTTCTGGCTCATTAACCTCGTCATGGGGCTCACCGGGATTCCGCTTCGAACTTTCGCCTGGGTCTCGCAGGTCGGGATGCTGGCCGGGACGATCGTCTATGTCAATGCAGGGACGGAGCTCGCGAAGGTTCACGGACTTTCGGGGATACTCTCTCCGGGGCTGATCCTGTCCTTCGCGCTTCTCGGCCTTTTCCCGATCGCGGCAAAGAAGGTCCTGTCTTTTTACAAAGCGAAGAGGACGGGCAGCGGCAGGAAATAA